From a single Sediminibacterium sp. KACHI17 genomic region:
- a CDS encoding acetyl-CoA C-acyltransferase, with the protein MNACYVIDAVRTPIGRYGGKLSTIRPDDLLAHVITALVERNNTIDPAAIEDVIAGAANQAGEDNRDVARMAALLAGLPVTVGGNTVNRLCASGLQAVMDASRAIMCGEGMLYIAGGVESMTRAPFVTAKSDGAWSRKTETFDTTIGWRFINKKLASMYHPYSMGETAENVANDWKITREEQDAFAFASQQKYFAALEAGKWEDEIVAVEMINDRLITWFNQDEHPRQTSMEKLASLKPAFAKDGTVTAGNSSGINDGAAAMLLASEEAVKLFNLQPIARIASMGVAGVDPAIMGIGPVPASQKAMIRAGLQVKDLDIIELNEAFASQSLACIRDLELDINKVNVNGGSIAIGHPLGCSGVRISATLLHEMKRRGSKYGLATMCVGVGQGAAVIYEGLSS; encoded by the coding sequence ATGAATGCTTGTTATGTAATTGATGCGGTGCGTACACCCATCGGAAGATATGGAGGTAAGTTGAGTACTATTCGTCCGGATGATCTTCTTGCCCACGTGATCACGGCTCTTGTAGAAAGAAACAATACCATCGACCCTGCTGCAATTGAAGATGTAATTGCCGGTGCTGCGAATCAGGCAGGAGAAGATAACCGGGATGTTGCCCGGATGGCTGCTTTATTGGCCGGACTTCCGGTAACAGTGGGTGGCAATACCGTAAATCGTTTATGTGCGAGTGGATTACAGGCGGTGATGGATGCATCCAGGGCTATCATGTGTGGAGAAGGAATGCTGTACATCGCGGGTGGTGTAGAGAGTATGACACGTGCCCCTTTTGTGACAGCTAAAAGCGATGGTGCATGGAGTAGAAAAACAGAGACTTTCGATACTACCATCGGATGGCGATTCATCAATAAAAAATTGGCCAGCATGTATCATCCGTATAGTATGGGAGAAACAGCAGAAAATGTTGCCAATGATTGGAAGATCACACGTGAAGAACAGGATGCTTTTGCTTTTGCTTCTCAACAAAAATATTTTGCGGCACTGGAAGCAGGTAAATGGGAGGATGAAATTGTTGCGGTTGAAATGATCAATGATCGATTGATCACATGGTTCAATCAGGATGAACACCCTCGACAAACATCCATGGAAAAGCTGGCATCTTTAAAACCGGCATTTGCAAAAGATGGTACTGTTACAGCTGGTAATTCTTCCGGTATTAATGATGGTGCAGCCGCTATGTTGCTGGCAAGTGAAGAAGCGGTAAAACTGTTCAACCTTCAACCCATTGCTCGTATTGCAAGTATGGGTGTTGCAGGGGTTGATCCGGCTATTATGGGAATCGGCCCTGTGCCGGCATCCCAAAAAGCTATGATCAGAGCCGGACTTCAAGTAAAAGATTTAGATATCATTGAATTGAATGAGGCCTTTGCTTCTCAAAGTTTGGCTTGTATTCGTGACCTAGAATTGGATATCAATAAAGTGAACGTCAATGGTGGATCCATTGCAATAGGACATCCTTTGGGATGCAGTGGTGTTAGAATATCAGCCACATTGCTACATGAGATGAAACGCAGAGGATCGAAATATGGATTGGCGACCATGTGTGTTGGGGTAGGACAAGGTGCAGCGGTTATTTATGAAGGATTGTCTTCTTGA
- the rlmN gene encoding 23S rRNA (adenine(2503)-C(2))-methyltransferase RlmN, whose protein sequence is MNTELPNIRHLSINELEEYFQNIGEKKFRVKQVHEWLWQKHAHHFDDMTNLSKDLRAKLAQTFSLPALKVDTVQYSEDGTIKSRFRTHDNHLVEGVLIPTDERKTACVSSQIGCSLSCKFCATGYMDRKRNLTYDEIYDQVVLINKESEEKFNKKLSNIVFMGMGEPLLNYGNVMKAIERISAEDGLFMSPRRITVSTAGVAKAIRKLGDDQVRFKLALSLHAANDVKRNEIMPINETNNIKVLIEALNYFYKQTGNEITFEYILFKDFNDSQKDAEELVKIYRQVPADLVNIIEYNPIDAFKFTKPDEEGIMNFMKFLESNRVNARLRRSRGKDIDAACGQLANKG, encoded by the coding sequence ATGAATACGGAATTACCAAATATCAGACACTTGAGTATCAATGAGTTGGAAGAATACTTTCAAAACATTGGAGAGAAAAAATTCCGTGTAAAACAGGTTCACGAATGGTTATGGCAGAAACATGCGCATCATTTTGATGACATGACCAATCTTAGTAAAGACCTCCGCGCTAAGTTGGCGCAGACTTTTTCATTACCAGCTTTGAAGGTAGATACGGTTCAATATAGTGAGGATGGAACCATTAAAAGCCGCTTTCGCACGCATGATAACCACCTGGTAGAGGGTGTACTTATTCCAACAGACGAAAGAAAAACCGCTTGTGTTTCCTCCCAAATTGGCTGTAGTCTCAGCTGTAAATTTTGTGCGACCGGATATATGGACCGCAAAAGAAACCTGACCTATGATGAAATTTATGATCAAGTTGTTTTGATCAATAAAGAAAGTGAGGAAAAGTTCAATAAAAAGCTTTCCAACATTGTATTCATGGGCATGGGTGAGCCGCTGTTGAATTATGGCAATGTGATGAAAGCCATTGAACGTATTTCGGCGGAAGATGGATTATTTATGAGTCCAAGAAGGATCACCGTTTCCACCGCAGGGGTAGCAAAAGCAATACGTAAATTAGGTGATGATCAGGTTCGTTTCAAATTGGCACTTTCATTACATGCTGCCAATGATGTGAAACGAAATGAGATCATGCCGATCAATGAAACAAACAATATCAAAGTGTTGATCGAGGCACTCAATTATTTCTATAAACAAACAGGTAACGAGATCACTTTTGAATATATCCTTTTTAAAGATTTCAATGACTCACAAAAAGATGCAGAGGAACTGGTGAAGATTTACAGACAAGTGCCTGCAGATCTGGTGAACATCATTGAATACAATCCGATCGACGCTTTCAAATTCACCAAACCTGATGAAGAAGGTATCATGAACTTTATGAAGTTCCTTGAATCGAATCGCGTTAATGCCCGACTCAGAAGAAGCAGAGGAAAAGATATTGATGCTGCTTGCGGGCAGTTGGCAAATAAAGGATGA
- a CDS encoding pseudouridine synthase: MKKRTDNFDKFANQKKGSAIKEAFRQEKKKIKAEARAAGEEMRKKKIEKMRGVEDKASSFKPQAASKGKAASFEQRASGKKSSNQYSKKEHKQEMQPADIPLKKEGSNEQMPLNKFIAHAGVCGRREAADLVKEGKVTVNGDKIFEPGYKVSAKDKVIVKGKQVFLQRNAVYILLNKPKDYITTANDPQGRKTVLDLIKGATPERVYPVGRLDRNTTGVLILTNDGELAQKLTHPSFEVKKIYEVTLDKPVIKKDLEAIMTGVTLEDGFVQADSVGYADDKNKNIVGIEIHSGRNRIVRRIFEHLGYDVKGLDRVMFANLTKKNVDRGKWRFLNEKEVRLLKFMNKSFVRKAK; encoded by the coding sequence ATGAAAAAAAGAACAGACAATTTCGACAAGTTCGCCAACCAAAAAAAAGGTAGCGCCATTAAAGAAGCTTTCCGCCAGGAAAAGAAAAAGATAAAAGCCGAAGCACGCGCCGCAGGAGAAGAAATGCGGAAAAAGAAAATTGAAAAAATGAGGGGAGTGGAGGATAAAGCTTCAAGCTTTAAGCCTCAAGCTGCAAGTAAGGGGAAGGCTGCAAGCTTTGAGCAGCGAGCTTCAGGTAAGAAATCAAGTAATCAATATTCCAAGAAAGAACATAAGCAGGAAATGCAACCTGCAGATATCCCTTTAAAAAAAGAAGGGAGCAACGAGCAAATGCCTTTGAATAAATTCATTGCGCATGCAGGTGTTTGCGGAAGAAGAGAAGCAGCAGATCTGGTGAAGGAGGGTAAAGTAACTGTAAATGGTGATAAGATATTTGAACCAGGCTATAAGGTTTCTGCTAAGGATAAAGTGATCGTTAAAGGCAAACAGGTATTTCTTCAAAGAAATGCAGTCTATATCTTACTGAATAAACCAAAAGATTACATCACCACAGCAAATGATCCACAAGGAAGAAAAACAGTATTAGACCTCATCAAGGGTGCTACACCAGAACGTGTATATCCGGTTGGAAGACTGGATAGAAATACAACCGGTGTATTAATATTGACAAATGATGGAGAGCTTGCACAAAAACTTACCCATCCATCTTTTGAAGTAAAAAAAATATACGAGGTAACATTGGATAAGCCTGTGATAAAAAAAGATCTTGAAGCAATCATGACAGGTGTTACGCTGGAAGATGGTTTTGTACAAGCTGATTCTGTAGGCTATGCAGATGACAAGAACAAAAATATTGTAGGCATAGAAATTCATAGTGGCCGAAACCGTATTGTGCGTAGGATTTTCGAACACCTGGGGTATGATGTAAAAGGACTAGATCGCGTAATGTTCGCCAACCTCACCAAGAAAAATGTAGACCGTGGCAAATGGCGTTTCCTCAATGAAAAAGAAGTAAGGCTACTTAAGTTTATGAATAAATCGTTTGTGAGGAAAGCTAAGTAG
- a CDS encoding RNA pseudouridine synthase has protein sequence MRPNIIFENNYFIAVNKPSGLLSIPDRLGQELSLKELLKNHYGEIYTVHRLDKDTSGIIVFAKDEETHKQLSQLFEGREVEKFYLGLVHGKLINESGSIDAAIMEHPGKNGKMITHVKGKTSLTDYQVLESFRLYSWLQFQIHTGRTHQIRVHMQHIGHPIVCDELYGDPSPILLSSLKKKFKLSKDAEQERPLMSRLALHSYKLSFSLNGEKFTLEAELPKDLKAMLSQLRKLG, from the coding sequence ATGCGCCCAAATATCATTTTCGAAAATAATTATTTCATCGCTGTTAATAAGCCGTCCGGATTGCTGAGTATCCCTGACAGACTTGGACAGGAGCTTTCATTGAAAGAACTACTGAAGAATCATTATGGTGAGATCTATACAGTTCATCGCTTAGATAAAGACACCAGTGGTATCATTGTTTTTGCAAAAGACGAAGAGACGCATAAACAACTATCACAATTATTTGAAGGAAGAGAGGTAGAAAAATTTTATCTCGGACTTGTTCACGGAAAACTGATCAATGAATCTGGCAGTATTGACGCAGCCATTATGGAACACCCGGGAAAAAACGGAAAGATGATCACACATGTGAAAGGCAAGACTTCGCTGACAGATTATCAAGTACTCGAAAGTTTCCGTTTATATAGCTGGCTGCAGTTTCAAATTCATACAGGAAGAACACATCAGATTCGTGTTCATATGCAACATATAGGTCATCCTATTGTTTGTGATGAATTGTACGGAGACCCTTCACCGATTCTTTTATCTTCCTTGAAGAAGAAATTTAAATTGTCAAAAGATGCAGAACAAGAAAGACCTTTGATGTCTAGACTCGCTTTGCACTCTTACAAACTTTCCTTTTCATTAAATGGTGAGAAGTTTACGCTGGAAGCCGAATTACCAAAAGATCTCAAGGCTATGTTATCACAACTAAGGAAGCTGGGTTAA